Proteins from one Sarcophilus harrisii chromosome 2, mSarHar1.11, whole genome shotgun sequence genomic window:
- the LOC105749157 gene encoding olfactory receptor 6S1 produces the protein MPGNSDVGSVAERSKALDLGSSLFGGVGSNPTAAMNVRKLPAMGRNQSSGVTEFILAGFPTLHSLQTELCSVFLLVYLLTLMGNIVIISVVGVDPRLQTPMYFFLGNLSFLEILITSVIIPKMLTNFFSGRHTISFTACIIQFYFYFCLGASEFLLLAIMSVDRYLAVCHPLRYPILMRGAICLRLALVCWAGGLLPVIGPTVVVALLPFCGQDVVIQHFFCDSGPLLRLACTNTKQLEEVDFALASVVIMVSLLLTATSYGHIVLAVLRIPSASGRQKAFSTCTSHLMVVTLFYGSAIFLYVRPSQSSSVGTNWAVTVVTTFVTPLMNPVIYTLRNERVKVALKDMLKKVLVCSGNL, from the coding sequence GTGAGAAAACTACCGGCTATGGGCAGGAATCAGAGCAGTGGTGTGACTGAGTTCATCCTGGCAGGCTTCCCCACTCTTCACAGCCTGCAAACTGAGCTCTGTTCAGTATTCCTGCTAGTGTACCTGCTGACGCTAATGGGCAATATAGTCATTATAAGTGTGGTAGGAGTTGATCCCCGCCTGCAGACTCCTATGTACTTTTTCTTGGGGAACCTCTCATTCCTGGAGATCCTGATCACTTCGGTGATTATTCCCAAGATGCTGACTAACTTCTTTTCAGGTCGGCATACCATCTCTTTCACTGCCTGCATTATTcaattctatttctacttctgcCTTGGTGCTTCTGAGTTCCTGCTTCTGGCTATCATGTCTGTGGATCGTTACCTGGCTGTCTGTCATCCCTTGAGATATCCTATACTGATGCGTGGGGCCATATGCTTACGATTGGCTCTGGTTTGCTGGGCAGGGGGCCTTCTCCCTGTGATTGGTCCTACCGTGGTTGTGGCCTTGCTTCCTTTTTGTGGCCAGGATGTAGTGATTCAACACTTCTTTTGTGATAGCGGCCCCCTGCTTCGTCTGGCATGCACCAACACCAAGCAATTGGAAGAGGTTGATTTTGCTCTGGCTTCGGTGGTCATCATGGTGTCTCTTCTGCTTACTGCCACTTCCTATGGTCACATTGTTTTGGCTGTCCTTCGAATACCCTCAGCCTCAGGCCGACAGAAGGCCTTCTCCACCTGTACCTCCCACCTGATGGTGGTTACGCTCTTCTATGGAAGTGCCATCTTCCTTTATGTCCGACCATCACAAAGTAGTTCTGTTGGCACAAACTGGGCAGTGACAGTAGTGACTACTTTTGTGACACCACTAATGAACCCTGTCATTTACACCCTTCGAAATGAGCGAGTGAAGGTAGCTTTAAAAGATATGCTTAAAAAAGTGTTAGTTTGTTCTGGGAATCTCTGA